The DNA window GACCGCAGTTGTTCAGTTATTTCTACTTTGGCCTGATGATCGCCCTGCTGGGCTGGTGCTTTGAAGGCTGGGAAGGTCGCTGGCACCTGCCCTGGCTGCGGATGCGTCCTTCGGGAGAAGAGTTCATCCAGGTTGGTCTTTCTTACTCGCCCCGCCGGCTCCGCTGGTTGTGGGCGTGCGTACCGCTGTTCTTCTTGTGGGCGAACACGCATGGCGGGTTTGTGGCGGGCTTTGTGCTGTTTGCGGCATACCTGTTGTGCCGCTCCGTGGAAGCCCTGGCGACGCGCGGCCATGAGGGGTGGGGGCTGGTTCGCCGGTTCCTGCTGATGATTGCGGCGGGCGGTTGCGCCACGCTGATTAACCCGTACGGGCCCGGTTTGCACTTGTGGATGGTGCAGTCGCTGGGATATCCGCGGCCCGAGATTACTGAATGGTGGCCGCCGGAACTGATCAACTTGACGGACGCCCGCATTTTGTGCCTGTGGACGATCATTGTTCTGTTTTGCACCTCGTTGCTGTTCTCCCGCCGGCCGCGCGACCTGACGCAGATGGTGCTGCTGGGGTTGACGTTCTGGCAGTCGATGGAGCATCAGCGTCACTTGCCGTTCTTTGCCATTCTGTTCGGCTTCTGGATGCCGCCGCATGTCGAAGGATTGCTTCGTCGGATCAACAGCGAACAGCCGGGCGGCGCCCTGGAACCGCAGCCAATGTCCTGGCCGATAAAGCTGGGGCTAGGGGGCGTGTTGTGCGGCGTGCTGGTGTTGCTGGCCGGGAGCATCTGGACGAAAACTCGCGATATGCCAGTTCCCCGGAGCGACTTCCCCGTAACGGCGATCGAATACCTGAAACAGCACAAGATCTCCGGCAAAATGGTCGTTACCTATAATTGGGCCCAGTATGTGATTGCCGCCCTGGGACCGAAGCATGCCGAAGACGACGGCGTGCTGGTTGGTTTTGACGGCCGCTTTCGCACTTGCTATCCGCAAGAAGTGGTCGACATGCATTTTGATTTTCTGATCGGCGATCATTATCCGAAAATGCGGTACCGTTCCCCCAAGTCCGCTCCTTATGATCCTACCCGCGTGCTGGAGTACAAACGGCCGGATCTGGTGTTGATCAGCCGGCTGCAGGAGCACTCAACCGCCACGATGCAGACCCAACGCGACGACTGGATCCTGCTGTACCAGGATAAACTGGCGCAGGTCTGGGGCGCCCGCTGGAAGTATGGCCAGCGTTCCAGTCCGGACTATATTCCGCAGCTGCAACGTCACATCAGCAACGACCCGCAACAAGGCGTGGCTGCCTGGCCGGCCGTGCCCGAGTCGCCGCTGGCAACGAAAATCCTCGCCGCGCGGTAATGCGGCGTTTCCCCGCCTTTTTGGTATAGCGAGATTCCCATGGCCAAACTCCCCACGACGTCGCTCGACTCTGCTGTCGATGCGGCAGCGGATTCTGCGCTCGCCGCTGGCGATACGCCCCATCAGCAACGCCTGGAAGCGTCGCTGGTCCAGCTGGAAACGCTGGCCGCCGACCTGCTCTCCGATACAGAAGAAGAGCCTGCCATCCTCGACGCCTGGACCTGCCCGCCGCTGGATTACACCCTGCCGACTTCGTTCCTGGTGAGCGTCGTCATGCCGGCCTATAACGAGGAAGCCACGCTGGCCCGGATCGCCGGCCGCGTGCTGCAATTGCCGCTGCCGCTGGAGCTGGTGATGGTCGACGACTGCAGTCGTGACGCCACGGCGGAAATCATGCAGGATCTGGCCCGGAATCCGGCCGTACGCGTGTTCCGGCATGAGCAGAACCAGGGGAAGGGCGCCGCCCTGCGGACCGGTTTCCAGCAGGCTCGCGGCGACGTGGTGATTGTGCAGGACGCCGACCTGGAATACGACCCTCGGGATATCGTCAAGGTGATCCGTCCGCTGGTCGAGGGTACAGCCGATGTGGCTTACGGCTCCCGCTTTCTGGCGAACAAGCACCAGGACCCGTCGCTCTTGCATCGTCTGGGCAACCGGATGCTGACAACCGCTTCGAACCTGACGACAGGCCTGCATTTGACGGATATGGAAACCTGCTACAAGGCGTTCCGCCGCGAAGTGCTGGCCGACATGACCATCCAGCAGAACCGCTTCGGGTTTGAGCCGGAAATCACCGCCAAGGTGGCCCGTCGCCGTTACCGTCTGGTCGAAATGCCGATCCGCTACCATGCCCGTGGATACGAAGAGGGGAAAAAGATCGGCATCAGGGACGCCTTTAACGCTCTGTACTGCATCCTGCGTTACGGTCTGGCCGACTAACGCGACGGCGCCCTCTGTGGGGCGTGAAAGAAGCATCTTCCCCTGGCGGACCGGGGCGCCGTTCCGCCTTGCCGCATGCAGGGGAAGGGACGCGTGGACGCTCCCGACTCCAGGGTGATACGGTTCGCCGCCTGGCGCCCATTCTAGCGGTGCTCTTCCCGCATTTTCCGGATTGAAATGGTGACTCCCGCCAATCGGATGGGTGACCACGGCCGCCGGTATCGTTATAATAATGGCTGATTCTCCCGCCTCCTTCGCTGTCCTGCGCGAGGCTTTCTTCGATGGCTTTTGATTACCAGCTTGCCGCTGGTTGGTGTTCTATGCGTTGTTCTCGACGACCTTTCTTTCGCTTCCGCCGAGTTTGTCTGTTGTTGCTGCCGGGCGTGCTGGCTTTGCTGCTGGCTCCGGGTCTGGCGGTGCGAAACAGTCGGGCGGCCGAGACCGCTGGCGACGCCGCTCCGCTGCGTCATTTCCTGGCGACCCGTTGCTATAAATGCCATGGTCCGGAGAAGCAGCAAGGCGACTTCCGCCTCGACACGCTGGCCGATCCGGGACAAAGCAAGGCGGCGGCGGATACCTGGGAGACAGTCGCGGAGATGATCGAGTCGGGCGATATGCCGCCGGCGAAAGAGCCTCGCCCCGCCGCGGATGAAGCGAAGCAGATGGTTCGCCTGATCGCCGACGCCCTGGCCCGTACGGCCGGCCCCCGTCCGATTGCGTTGCGACGCATGAACCGGCGAGAGTACGAAAACACGGTGCACGATCTGCTGGGCGTGGATACGCCGCTGGCCGATCTGTTGCCGCAGGACGGTAACTCGCAAGGCTTCGACAACGTGGCCGACGGGCTGAGCATCTCCCCGATCCTGATGGAGCGATACCTGGAAGCGGCCGACACGGCCTTTGGCGATGTCATCCGAAAAATCAAGCCGCTGCCGCCAGCGGTTCGGCGCATGGAAATCATGGAGAACGACAGCAATCGCGACTCGGTCGATAAGAAAAAAGGGGGCGTGATCGAGGTCGCCAGCTCGCTGGTCAAGTTTACGCCCGGCTGGCCTCCGGTGCGGGTCGATGACATCCACCCGATCGAAGGCGGCGTCTATCGGTGTCGGATCGCCGTCTGGCCGCATGACCCCAGCGACCGCACCCTGGCGATGGCCGTTTATGTGGGCCCGCTGTTCGGGCCCGCCGTCCGCGACTTCATGGGGATCTTCGATGTGACCGGCACGCCGGAGAACCCGCGAATTATCGAGTTCACCGCGCCGATGGAAGAAGGCGAATCCCTGCACCTGGTCCCCTGGATTTACCCCAACCATGTCTCCTGGCGGGACACGCACGAACCCCAGCCAGGCGTCGGCGTGCTGTGGGCCGAATCGTATGGCCCGCTGGATCAGGCCTGGCCGTCGGAATCCCAGCAGAAGCTCTTTGGCGATTCGCCCACCATCACCATGGAAGAAGGCGCCTCGATTTACATGCGTCATCGCAAAGGCGTCAAGCTGCATCATGTGGTTTCGTCGCAACCCGAGGCGGACGCCGAACGCATCCTGCGCGACTTTATTCCGCGTGCTTTCCGGCGACCTGTCTCCGACGCCGAGGCGGAGCCGTTTGTTCGCTTTACCCTGTCCCGTCTGGCTGCCGGTCGCTCTTTTGAAGAGGCGATCCGGGCCGGCGTAAGTGCGGTGCTGTGCTCGCCCAAATTCCTGCTGTTGAATCGGGAAAGCCAGATCGACGACTATTCCCTTGCCTCGCGCATGTCGTATTACTTGTGGTCGACCATGCCCGACGACGAACTGCTGCAGTTGGCCGCCGCCGGCAAGCTGAGCGATCCCCAGGTGCGTCACGCCCAGGTGGAACGGATGCTGAAAGATCCTCGCAGCCAGCAGTTCGTCAGCAACTTTACCGGCCAGTGGCTGAGCCTGCGGGAGCTGGAATTCACCTCGCCCGATCCCAAGCTTTATCCCGAGTTCGACACCATGCTGCAGGTGTCGATGCAGCAGGAAACAGAAGGCTTCTTTCGCCATCTGCTGCAGAACAACCTCAGCGTGATGAACTTT is part of the Lignipirellula cremea genome and encodes:
- a CDS encoding DUF1592 domain-containing protein, which translates into the protein MRCSRRPFFRFRRVCLLLLPGVLALLLAPGLAVRNSRAAETAGDAAPLRHFLATRCYKCHGPEKQQGDFRLDTLADPGQSKAAADTWETVAEMIESGDMPPAKEPRPAADEAKQMVRLIADALARTAGPRPIALRRMNRREYENTVHDLLGVDTPLADLLPQDGNSQGFDNVADGLSISPILMERYLEAADTAFGDVIRKIKPLPPAVRRMEIMENDSNRDSVDKKKGGVIEVASSLVKFTPGWPPVRVDDIHPIEGGVYRCRIAVWPHDPSDRTLAMAVYVGPLFGPAVRDFMGIFDVTGTPENPRIIEFTAPMEEGESLHLVPWIYPNHVSWRDTHEPQPGVGVLWAESYGPLDQAWPSESQQKLFGDSPTITMEEGASIYMRHRKGVKLHHVVSSQPEADAERILRDFIPRAFRRPVSDAEAEPFVRFTLSRLAAGRSFEEAIRAGVSAVLCSPKFLLLNRESQIDDYSLASRMSYYLWSTMPDDELLQLAAAGKLSDPQVRHAQVERMLKDPRSQQFVSNFTGQWLSLRELEFTSPDPKLYPEFDTMLQVSMQQETEGFFRHLLQNNLSVMNFIDSDFAVLNERIARHYGIADVKGHEHFRVTPLPEDSIRGGVLTQASLLKVTANGTNSSPVIRGVWVLDHLLGQPAPPPPPGIPAVEPDIRGAQTIREQLDKHRSLESCARCHVRIDPPGFALECFDPIGSERTHYRSLGAGEAVRHKSYKIGLPVELDGVTADGKPFKDFREFRALLLQEREQVASAIAEKLLVYGTGRPLHAGDKAAIDAVVAAAAKEDLGLRSMVHAVVDSELFLTP
- a CDS encoding glycosyltransferase family 2 protein, encoding MAKLPTTSLDSAVDAAADSALAAGDTPHQQRLEASLVQLETLAADLLSDTEEEPAILDAWTCPPLDYTLPTSFLVSVVMPAYNEEATLARIAGRVLQLPLPLELVMVDDCSRDATAEIMQDLARNPAVRVFRHEQNQGKGAALRTGFQQARGDVVIVQDADLEYDPRDIVKVIRPLVEGTADVAYGSRFLANKHQDPSLLHRLGNRMLTTASNLTTGLHLTDMETCYKAFRREVLADMTIQQNRFGFEPEITAKVARRRYRLVEMPIRYHARGYEEGKKIGIRDAFNALYCILRYGLAD